The DNA region AGATAAAAAGCGAATTTTATACTATAACTTTATTTTTTTTGTATTAGGCATATCTTGAATATATATGTCCACTCCCTTTGCTTTTATATATTCAATATCTTTTAAATCGTTATTATCCACATAAACATTAGATGCTAGTAGTCTTTTTCCGTTGGTATTATACATGTTGCCAACACTAATTTCTACGATATTTATTTCACTGTCTACAAGCTGCCTTGCAATTTGTGGAGTTCTACAAACAATAAAAACCTTTTCATTATTTACATTATCTACTATCTGTTTTATATCTTTTACATAGCAGAAGATAACATTTGCTCCTGAGGCTCGTGTTGTCATCTTCATTAATTCCATCAGCATTTTATTTTTCATAACATTATCATCTGGAACTAAAATAAGATTGGCACGTAAATAAGCTCTCCAAATAACCGCTATCTGTCCATGAACTAATC from Clostridium pasteurianum BC1 includes:
- a CDS encoding PTS sugar transporter subunit IIB, producing MIKVKNKIQLTRVDNRLVHGQIAVIWRAYLRANLILVPDDNVMKNKMLMELMKMTTRASGANVIFCYVKDIKQIVDNVNNEKVFIVCRTPQIARQLVDSEINIVEISVGNMYNTNGKRLLASNVYVDNNDLKDIEYIKAKGVDIYIQDMPNTKKIKL